In Equus caballus isolate H_3958 breed thoroughbred chromosome 7, TB-T2T, whole genome shotgun sequence, one DNA window encodes the following:
- the HPS5 gene encoding BLOC-2 complex member HPS5 (The RefSeq protein has 1 substitution compared to this genomic sequence) yields MTSVPVIPESYSHVLAEFESLDPLLSALRLDSSRLKCTSIAVSRKWLALGSSGGGLNLIQKDGWKHRLFLSHREGAISQVAFCLHDDDYVAVATSQGLVVVWELNQERRGKPERIYMSSEHKGRKVTALCWDTAILRVFVGDHMGKVSAIKLNTSKQAKAAAAFVMFPVQTIMTADSCVVQLDFLDGRLLISSLTRSFLCDTEREKFWKIGNKERDGEYGACFFPGRCSADQQPLIYCARPGSRMWEVNFDGEVISTHQFKKLLSSPPLPVITLRTEPQYDHTVGSCQSLSFPKLLHLSEHCVLTWTERGIYIFLPQNVQVLLWSEVKDIQDVAVCKNELFCLHLSGKVSHLSLLSVERCVERLLRRGLWNLAARTCCLFQNSVIASRGRKSLTVDKLEHLKSQLDLTTCSDLISQLEELILKFEPLDSACSSRRSSISSHESFSILDSGIYRIISSRRGSQSDEDSCSLHSQTLSEDERLKEFASHQEEDQPDQCCGSQGNEDNVSHVPVTFETEKNETFLPFGIPLPFRSPSPLVSLQAVKESVSSFVRKTTEKIGTLHTSPDLKVRPEPRGDEQSCEEDVSPVICPKEEDTEEEKEVTSQPPEEDKLQELRIATAEAMTKLEDPLVLFEPKSLRMVLQQWLSQLEKAFAIKDFSGISDAGNSSMTSNQDVLLLDESKKGILDEDNEKEKTASLSNEETVDQTVCDSVNNLREPLDDLFQVCSPCSIANDLQKDLAELTTLCLELNVLNSEMKSTSGHADHTLQQCSPETLACQFLKKYFFLLDLTRAKESIKLSYTDSPCVWDTFIEGLKEMASCSPTYMEMGEGDLPTRLKLLDDSVPFDSPLLVAYAARLYERFGESALRSLIKFYPSILPADVMQLCHHHPAQFLAYLDSLVKSRPEDQRPSFLESLLQPESLRLDWLLLAVSQDAPPSTSTVDEEGDPRPHSHLFSWGYSQLILHLIKLPADFTSKEKMTDICRSHGFWPGYLILCLELQRRKEAFTNIVYLNDMSLMEGDSGWIPETVEEWKLLLHLVQNKSTKPAPQKSPNGNFNDGPSPINVENVALLLAKAMGPDRAWSLIQECGLTLELSERFTRTCNILRIAEKRQRALIQSMLEKCDRFLWSQQA; encoded by the exons ATGACTTCTGTGCCAGTGATACCCGAGTCTTACAGCCATGTTCTCGCAGAGTTTGAGTCTCTGGATCCGTTACTTTCAGCGCTGAGGCTGGACTCCAGTCGTCTAAAG TGCACGAGCATAGCTGTGTCCCGGAAATGGTTGGCTTTGGGCAGTTCAGGAGGAGGACTCAATCTCATTCAGAAAGACGGCTGGAAGCACAGGCTTTTTCTTTCACACAGG GAAGGTGCAATTTCTCAGGTTGCCTTTTGTTTACATGATGATGATTATGTTGCTGTAGCTACCAG TCAAGGCCTTGTAGTTGTTTGGGAATTAAATCAAGAGCGCCGTGGGAAGCCTGAACGAATTTATATGTCTTCAGAACACAAAGGCCGAAAAGTTACAGCTCTCTGTTGGGATACTGCTATTCTTAGAGTTTTTGTAGGTGATCATATGGGGAAAGTTTCTGCCATCAAACTCAACACGTCCAAACAAGCAAAG GCAGCTGCTGCCTTTGTGATGTTTCCTGTTCAGACAATAATGACCGCCGACTCCTGTGTTGTCCAGTTAGATTTTTTGGATGGAAGACTACTTATATCTTCACTTACTCGATCCTTCTTGTGTGACACTGAGAG agaaaaattttggaagattggaaacaaggaaagagatggagaatATGGAGCTTGTTTTTTCCCTGGAAGATGTAGCGCGGACCAGCAACCCTTGATATATTGTGCTCGCCCTGGCTCCAGGATGTGGGAAGTGAACTTTGATGGAGAAGTTATCAGTACACATCAGTTTAAGAAACTCCTCTCATCGCCACCTCTCCCTGTAATTACTTTAAG GACAGAACCTCAGTATGATCATACAGTTGGATCCTGCCAGTCTTTGTCTTTCCCAAAACTCTTGCATCTTAG TGAGCACTGTGTGCTGACTTGGACAGAAAGaggaatttatattttccttcctcaGAATGTTCAAGTTCTTCTTTGGAGTGAAGTCAAag ATATTCAGGATGTGGCTGTCTGCAAGAATGAGCTGTTCTGTTTGCACCTCAGTGGGAAAGTCTCACATCTTTCCCTGTTATCTGTGGAACGCTGTGTGGAACGCCTGCTAAGGAGGGGCCTGTGGAACCTGGCCGCTCGCACTTGCTGTCTTTTCCAGAATTCTGTCATTGCCAGCAGA GGAAGAAAATCTTTGACTGTAGATAAATTGGAGCATTTGAAATCTCAGCTGGACCTCACAACCTGTAGTGATCTAATTTCTCAGCTGGAAGAATTGATCTTAAAATTTGAACCTTTGGATTCAGCTTGCAGCAGTAGAAGAAGCTCCATTTCATCGCAT gaaagttTCAGCATCTTGGACTCTGGTATTTATCGTATCATTAGTAGTAGAAGAGGCAGTCAGTCAGATGAAGACTCTTGTTCCCTTCACAGCCAGACCCTCTCAGAGGACGAGAGACTTAAAGAATTTGCCTCACATCAAGAAGAGGACCAACCAGATCAGTGTTGCGGCTCACAGGGAAATGAAG ACAATGTTTCTCATGTTCCTGTGACGTTTGAGACGGAGAAGAATGAAACTTTTCTCCCCTTTGGCATTCCATTACCATTTCGTTCTCCGTCTCCTCTTGTGTCTCTTCAGGCTGTCAAGGAAAG TGTTTCTAGCTTTGTGCGTAAAACTACTGAGAAGATTGGCACCCTTCATACAAGCCCTGATCTGAAAGTGAGACCAGAACCCAGGGGTGATGAGCAGTCATGTGAAGAGGATGTGAGTCCAGTCATCTGCCCAAAAGAGGAAGACACTGA ggaagaaaaagaagtaactAGTCAACCTCCAGAAGAAGACAAGCTCCAAGAGCTCAGAATAGCAACAGCAGAAGCAAT GACCAAGCTAGAGGACCCACTGGTTTtatttgaacccaagtctctgAGAATGGTTTTACAGCAGTGGCTTTCACAGTTAGAAAAAGCGTTTGCCATAAAGGATTTTTCAGGCATTTCAGATGCTGGCAACTCATCCATGACATCGAACCAGGATGTGCTATTGCTTGATGAGTCGAAAAAGGGAATATTAGATGaagataatgaaaaagaaaaaagggcctCTCTAAGCAATGAGGAAACCGTGGATCAAACAGTGTGTGACTCTGTAAATAACCTGAGGGAGCCCTTGGATGACCTTTTTCAAGTATGTTCTCCATGCAGCATAGCAAACGATCTTCAGAAGGACCTGGCTGAATTGACAACGTTGTGTTTGGAATTGAATGTGTTGAATTCTGAGATGAAAAGCACAAGTGGACATGCGGACCATACTTTGCAACAGTGCTCTCCTGAAACTCTGGCTTGTCAGTTCCtaaagaagtatttttttctcctggacTTGACAAGAGCAAAGGAGAGTATCAAGCTTAGTTACACTGACAGTCCTTGTGTTTGGGATACTTTCATTGAAGGATTGAAAG AAATGGCCAGTTGCAGTCCTACGTATATGGAGATGGGAGAAGGAGACCTGCCCACGAGATTAAAGTTGCTGGATGACTCAGTCCCTTTCGACAGTCCTCTGTTGGTTGCTTATGCTGCCCG ATTGTATGAGAGGTTTGGGGAATCTGCCCTTCGATCCTTAATCAAGTTTTACCCATCCATTTTGCCTGCGGATGTCATGCAACTTTGTCATCATCATCCTGCTCAGTTTTTGGCTTATTTAGACAGTCTGGTGAAATCAAGGCCTGAAGATCAACG GCCATCCTTCCTCGAGTCCCTTCTACAACCAGAGTCTTTAAGATTGGATTGGCTGCTTTTGGCAGTGTCCCAGGATGCTCCCCCAAGCACCAGCACTGTGGATGAGGAAGGAGACCCCAG GCCTCATTCACACTTGTTTTCCTGGGGTTACAGTCAGCTCATCCTTCATCTAATTAAACTCCCTGCAGATTTTacaagcaaagagaaaatgactGACATCTGTAGGTCTCATGG TTTCTGGCCTGGCTATCTTATTCTCTGTTTGGAgctgcagagaagaaaagaggccTTCACCAACATTGTGTATCTGAATGATATGAGCCTGATGGAAGGGGACAGTG GTTGGATCCCAGAGACTGTGGAGGAATGGAAGCTTCTCCTACATCTCGTACAGAACAAGAGCACAAAGCCAGCCCCTCAGAAGTCACCAAATGGGAACTTCAATGATGGGCCTTCCCCCATCAATGTGGAGAACGTGGCACTCCTGTTAGCTAAGGCCATGGGCCCGGATCGGGCCTGGTCACTGATACAGGAATGTGGTTTGACCCTTGAGCTGTCAGAGAGGTTTACCAGAACCTGCAATATCCTGAGGATTGCTGAGAAAAGGCAGAG AGCCTTGATACAAAGCATGCTTGAAAAATGTGATCGGTTTCTCTGGTCTCAGCAGGCCTAG
- the HPS5 gene encoding BLOC-2 complex member HPS5 isoform X1 yields MTSVPVIPESYSHVLAEFESLDPLLSALRLDSSRLKCTSIAVSRKWLALGSSGGGLNLIQKDGWKHRLFLSHREGAISQVAFCLHDDDYVAVATSQGLVVVWELNQERRGKPERIYMSSEHKGRKVTALCWDTAILRVFVGDHMGKVSAIKLNTSKQAKAAAAFVMFPVQTIMTADSCVVQLDFLDGRLLISSLTRSFLCDTEREKFWKIGNKERDGEYGACFFPGRCSADQQPLIYCARPGSRMWEVNFDGEVISTHQFKKLLSSPPLPVITLRTEPQYDHTVGSCQSLSFPKLLHLSEHCVLTWTERGIYIFLPQNVQVLLWSEVKDIQDVAVCKNELFCLHLSGKVSHLSLLSVERCVERLLRRGLWNLAARTCCLFQNSVIASRGRKSLTVDKLEHLKSQLDLTTCSDLISQLEELILKFEPLDSACSSRRSSISSHESFSILDSGIYRIISSRRGSQSDEDSCSLHSQTLSEDERLKEFASHQEEDQPDQCCGSQGNEDNVSHVPVTFETEKNETFLPFGIPLPFRSPSPLVSLQAVKESVSSFVRKTTEKIGTLHTSPDLKVRPEPRGDEQSCEEDVSPVICPKEEDTEEEKEVTSQPPEEDKLQELRIATAEAMTKLEDPLVLFEPKSLRMVLQQWLSQLEKAFAIKDFSGISDAGNSSMTSNQDVLLLDESKKGILDEDNEKEKRASLSNEETVDQTVCDSVNNLREPLDDLFQVCSPCSIANDLQKDLAELTTLCLELNVLNSEMKSTSGHADHTLQQCSPETLACQFLKKYFFLLDLTRAKESIKLSYTDSPCVWDTFIEGLKEMASCSPTYMEMGEGDLPTRLKLLDDSVPFDSPLLVAYAARLYERFGESALRSLIKFYPSILPADVMQLCHHHPAQFLAYLDSLVKSRPEDQRPSFLESLLQPESLRLDWLLLAVSQDAPPSTSTVDEEGDPRPHSHLFSWGYSQLILHLIKLPADFTSKEKMTDICRSHGFWPGYLILCLELQRRKEAFTNIVYLNDMSLMEGDSGWIPETVEEWKLLLHLVQNKSTKPAPQKSPNGNFNDGPSPINVENVALLLAKAMGPDRAWSLIQECGLTLELSERFTRTCNILRIAEKRQRALIQSMLEKCDRFLWSQQA; encoded by the exons ATGACTTCTGTGCCAGTGATACCCGAGTCTTACAGCCATGTTCTCGCAGAGTTTGAGTCTCTGGATCCGTTACTTTCAGCGCTGAGGCTGGACTCCAGTCGTCTAAAG TGCACGAGCATAGCTGTGTCCCGGAAATGGTTGGCTTTGGGCAGTTCAGGAGGAGGACTCAATCTCATTCAGAAAGACGGCTGGAAGCACAGGCTTTTTCTTTCACACAGG GAAGGTGCAATTTCTCAGGTTGCCTTTTGTTTACATGATGATGATTATGTTGCTGTAGCTACCAG TCAAGGCCTTGTAGTTGTTTGGGAATTAAATCAAGAGCGCCGTGGGAAGCCTGAACGAATTTATATGTCTTCAGAACACAAAGGCCGAAAAGTTACAGCTCTCTGTTGGGATACTGCTATTCTTAGAGTTTTTGTAGGTGATCATATGGGGAAAGTTTCTGCCATCAAACTCAACACGTCCAAACAAGCAAAG GCAGCTGCTGCCTTTGTGATGTTTCCTGTTCAGACAATAATGACCGCCGACTCCTGTGTTGTCCAGTTAGATTTTTTGGATGGAAGACTACTTATATCTTCACTTACTCGATCCTTCTTGTGTGACACTGAGAG agaaaaattttggaagattggaaacaaggaaagagatggagaatATGGAGCTTGTTTTTTCCCTGGAAGATGTAGCGCGGACCAGCAACCCTTGATATATTGTGCTCGCCCTGGCTCCAGGATGTGGGAAGTGAACTTTGATGGAGAAGTTATCAGTACACATCAGTTTAAGAAACTCCTCTCATCGCCACCTCTCCCTGTAATTACTTTAAG GACAGAACCTCAGTATGATCATACAGTTGGATCCTGCCAGTCTTTGTCTTTCCCAAAACTCTTGCATCTTAG TGAGCACTGTGTGCTGACTTGGACAGAAAGaggaatttatattttccttcctcaGAATGTTCAAGTTCTTCTTTGGAGTGAAGTCAAag ATATTCAGGATGTGGCTGTCTGCAAGAATGAGCTGTTCTGTTTGCACCTCAGTGGGAAAGTCTCACATCTTTCCCTGTTATCTGTGGAACGCTGTGTGGAACGCCTGCTAAGGAGGGGCCTGTGGAACCTGGCCGCTCGCACTTGCTGTCTTTTCCAGAATTCTGTCATTGCCAGCAGA GGAAGAAAATCTTTGACTGTAGATAAATTGGAGCATTTGAAATCTCAGCTGGACCTCACAACCTGTAGTGATCTAATTTCTCAGCTGGAAGAATTGATCTTAAAATTTGAACCTTTGGATTCAGCTTGCAGCAGTAGAAGAAGCTCCATTTCATCGCAT gaaagttTCAGCATCTTGGACTCTGGTATTTATCGTATCATTAGTAGTAGAAGAGGCAGTCAGTCAGATGAAGACTCTTGTTCCCTTCACAGCCAGACCCTCTCAGAGGACGAGAGACTTAAAGAATTTGCCTCACATCAAGAAGAGGACCAACCAGATCAGTGTTGCGGCTCACAGGGAAATGAAG ACAATGTTTCTCATGTTCCTGTGACGTTTGAGACGGAGAAGAATGAAACTTTTCTCCCCTTTGGCATTCCATTACCATTTCGTTCTCCGTCTCCTCTTGTGTCTCTTCAGGCTGTCAAGGAAAG TGTTTCTAGCTTTGTGCGTAAAACTACTGAGAAGATTGGCACCCTTCATACAAGCCCTGATCTGAAAGTGAGACCAGAACCCAGGGGTGATGAGCAGTCATGTGAAGAGGATGTGAGTCCAGTCATCTGCCCAAAAGAGGAAGACACTGA ggaagaaaaagaagtaactAGTCAACCTCCAGAAGAAGACAAGCTCCAAGAGCTCAGAATAGCAACAGCAGAAGCAAT GACCAAGCTAGAGGACCCACTGGTTTtatttgaacccaagtctctgAGAATGGTTTTACAGCAGTGGCTTTCACAGTTAGAAAAAGCGTTTGCCATAAAGGATTTTTCAGGCATTTCAGATGCTGGCAACTCATCCATGACATCGAACCAGGATGTGCTATTGCTTGATGAGTCGAAAAAGGGAATATTAGATGaagataatgaaaaagaaaaaagggcctCTCTAAGCAATGAGGAAACCGTGGATCAAACAGTGTGTGACTCTGTAAATAACCTGAGGGAGCCCTTGGATGACCTTTTTCAAGTATGTTCTCCATGCAGCATAGCAAACGATCTTCAGAAGGACCTGGCTGAATTGACAACGTTGTGTTTGGAATTGAATGTGTTGAATTCTGAGATGAAAAGCACAAGTGGACATGCGGACCATACTTTGCAACAGTGCTCTCCTGAAACTCTGGCTTGTCAGTTCCtaaagaagtatttttttctcctggacTTGACAAGAGCAAAGGAGAGTATCAAGCTTAGTTACACTGACAGTCCTTGTGTTTGGGATACTTTCATTGAAGGATTGAAAG AAATGGCCAGTTGCAGTCCTACGTATATGGAGATGGGAGAAGGAGACCTGCCCACGAGATTAAAGTTGCTGGATGACTCAGTCCCTTTCGACAGTCCTCTGTTGGTTGCTTATGCTGCCCG ATTGTATGAGAGGTTTGGGGAATCTGCCCTTCGATCCTTAATCAAGTTTTACCCATCCATTTTGCCTGCGGATGTCATGCAACTTTGTCATCATCATCCTGCTCAGTTTTTGGCTTATTTAGACAGTCTGGTGAAATCAAGGCCTGAAGATCAACG GCCATCCTTCCTCGAGTCCCTTCTACAACCAGAGTCTTTAAGATTGGATTGGCTGCTTTTGGCAGTGTCCCAGGATGCTCCCCCAAGCACCAGCACTGTGGATGAGGAAGGAGACCCCAG GCCTCATTCACACTTGTTTTCCTGGGGTTACAGTCAGCTCATCCTTCATCTAATTAAACTCCCTGCAGATTTTacaagcaaagagaaaatgactGACATCTGTAGGTCTCATGG TTTCTGGCCTGGCTATCTTATTCTCTGTTTGGAgctgcagagaagaaaagaggccTTCACCAACATTGTGTATCTGAATGATATGAGCCTGATGGAAGGGGACAGTG GTTGGATCCCAGAGACTGTGGAGGAATGGAAGCTTCTCCTACATCTCGTACAGAACAAGAGCACAAAGCCAGCCCCTCAGAAGTCACCAAATGGGAACTTCAATGATGGGCCTTCCCCCATCAATGTGGAGAACGTGGCACTCCTGTTAGCTAAGGCCATGGGCCCGGATCGGGCCTGGTCACTGATACAGGAATGTGGTTTGACCCTTGAGCTGTCAGAGAGGTTTACCAGAACCTGCAATATCCTGAGGATTGCTGAGAAAAGGCAGAG AGCCTTGATACAAAGCATGCTTGAAAAATGTGATCGGTTTCTCTGGTCTCAGCAGGCCTAG
- the HPS5 gene encoding BLOC-2 complex member HPS5 isoform X2, protein MTSVPVIPESYSHVLAEFESLDPLLSALRLDSSRLKCTSIAVSRKWLALGSSGGGLNLIQKDGWKHRLFLSHREGAISQVAFCLHDDDYVAVATSQGLVVVWELNQERRGKPERIYMSSEHKGRKVTALCWDTAILRVFVGDHMGKVSAIKLNTSKQAKAAAAFVMFPVQTIMTADSCVVQLDFLDGRLLISSLTRSFLCDTEREKFWKIGNKERDGEYGACFFPGRCSADQQPLIYCARPGSRMWEVNFDGEVISTHQFKKLLSSPPLPVITLRTEPQYDHTVGSCQSLSFPKLLHLSEHCVLTWTERGIYIFLPQNVQVLLWSEVKDIQDVAVCKNELFCLHLSGKVSHLSLLSVERCVERLLRRGLWNLAARTCCLFQNSVIASRGRKSLTVDKLEHLKSQLDLTTCSDLISQLEELILKFEPLDSACSSRRSSISSHESFSILDSGIYRIISSRRGSQSDEDSCSLHSQTLSEDERLKEFASHQEEDQPDQCCGSQGNEDNVSHVPVTFETEKNETFLPFGIPLPFRSPSPLVSLQAVKESVSSFVRKTTEKIGTLHTSPDLKVRPEPRGDEQSCEEDVSPVICPKEEDTEEEKEVTSQPPEEDKLQELRIATAEAMTKLEDPLVLFEPKSLRMVLQQWLSQLEKAFAIKDFSGISDAGNSSMTSNQDVLLLDESKKGILDEDNEKEKRASLSNEETVDQTVCDSVNNLREPLDDLFQVCSPCSIANDLQKDLAELTTLCLELNVLNSEMKSTSGHADHTLQQCSPETLACQFLKKYFFLLDLTRAKESIKLSYTDSPCVWDTFIEGLKEMASCSPTYMEMGEGDLPTRLKLLDDSVPFDSPLLVAYAARLYERFGESALRSLIKFYPSILPADVMQLCHHHPAQFLAYLDSLVKSRPEDQRPSFLESLLQPESLRLDWLLLAVSQDAPPSTSTVDEEGDPRSSYGRD, encoded by the exons ATGACTTCTGTGCCAGTGATACCCGAGTCTTACAGCCATGTTCTCGCAGAGTTTGAGTCTCTGGATCCGTTACTTTCAGCGCTGAGGCTGGACTCCAGTCGTCTAAAG TGCACGAGCATAGCTGTGTCCCGGAAATGGTTGGCTTTGGGCAGTTCAGGAGGAGGACTCAATCTCATTCAGAAAGACGGCTGGAAGCACAGGCTTTTTCTTTCACACAGG GAAGGTGCAATTTCTCAGGTTGCCTTTTGTTTACATGATGATGATTATGTTGCTGTAGCTACCAG TCAAGGCCTTGTAGTTGTTTGGGAATTAAATCAAGAGCGCCGTGGGAAGCCTGAACGAATTTATATGTCTTCAGAACACAAAGGCCGAAAAGTTACAGCTCTCTGTTGGGATACTGCTATTCTTAGAGTTTTTGTAGGTGATCATATGGGGAAAGTTTCTGCCATCAAACTCAACACGTCCAAACAAGCAAAG GCAGCTGCTGCCTTTGTGATGTTTCCTGTTCAGACAATAATGACCGCCGACTCCTGTGTTGTCCAGTTAGATTTTTTGGATGGAAGACTACTTATATCTTCACTTACTCGATCCTTCTTGTGTGACACTGAGAG agaaaaattttggaagattggaaacaaggaaagagatggagaatATGGAGCTTGTTTTTTCCCTGGAAGATGTAGCGCGGACCAGCAACCCTTGATATATTGTGCTCGCCCTGGCTCCAGGATGTGGGAAGTGAACTTTGATGGAGAAGTTATCAGTACACATCAGTTTAAGAAACTCCTCTCATCGCCACCTCTCCCTGTAATTACTTTAAG GACAGAACCTCAGTATGATCATACAGTTGGATCCTGCCAGTCTTTGTCTTTCCCAAAACTCTTGCATCTTAG TGAGCACTGTGTGCTGACTTGGACAGAAAGaggaatttatattttccttcctcaGAATGTTCAAGTTCTTCTTTGGAGTGAAGTCAAag ATATTCAGGATGTGGCTGTCTGCAAGAATGAGCTGTTCTGTTTGCACCTCAGTGGGAAAGTCTCACATCTTTCCCTGTTATCTGTGGAACGCTGTGTGGAACGCCTGCTAAGGAGGGGCCTGTGGAACCTGGCCGCTCGCACTTGCTGTCTTTTCCAGAATTCTGTCATTGCCAGCAGA GGAAGAAAATCTTTGACTGTAGATAAATTGGAGCATTTGAAATCTCAGCTGGACCTCACAACCTGTAGTGATCTAATTTCTCAGCTGGAAGAATTGATCTTAAAATTTGAACCTTTGGATTCAGCTTGCAGCAGTAGAAGAAGCTCCATTTCATCGCAT gaaagttTCAGCATCTTGGACTCTGGTATTTATCGTATCATTAGTAGTAGAAGAGGCAGTCAGTCAGATGAAGACTCTTGTTCCCTTCACAGCCAGACCCTCTCAGAGGACGAGAGACTTAAAGAATTTGCCTCACATCAAGAAGAGGACCAACCAGATCAGTGTTGCGGCTCACAGGGAAATGAAG ACAATGTTTCTCATGTTCCTGTGACGTTTGAGACGGAGAAGAATGAAACTTTTCTCCCCTTTGGCATTCCATTACCATTTCGTTCTCCGTCTCCTCTTGTGTCTCTTCAGGCTGTCAAGGAAAG TGTTTCTAGCTTTGTGCGTAAAACTACTGAGAAGATTGGCACCCTTCATACAAGCCCTGATCTGAAAGTGAGACCAGAACCCAGGGGTGATGAGCAGTCATGTGAAGAGGATGTGAGTCCAGTCATCTGCCCAAAAGAGGAAGACACTGA ggaagaaaaagaagtaactAGTCAACCTCCAGAAGAAGACAAGCTCCAAGAGCTCAGAATAGCAACAGCAGAAGCAAT GACCAAGCTAGAGGACCCACTGGTTTtatttgaacccaagtctctgAGAATGGTTTTACAGCAGTGGCTTTCACAGTTAGAAAAAGCGTTTGCCATAAAGGATTTTTCAGGCATTTCAGATGCTGGCAACTCATCCATGACATCGAACCAGGATGTGCTATTGCTTGATGAGTCGAAAAAGGGAATATTAGATGaagataatgaaaaagaaaaaagggcctCTCTAAGCAATGAGGAAACCGTGGATCAAACAGTGTGTGACTCTGTAAATAACCTGAGGGAGCCCTTGGATGACCTTTTTCAAGTATGTTCTCCATGCAGCATAGCAAACGATCTTCAGAAGGACCTGGCTGAATTGACAACGTTGTGTTTGGAATTGAATGTGTTGAATTCTGAGATGAAAAGCACAAGTGGACATGCGGACCATACTTTGCAACAGTGCTCTCCTGAAACTCTGGCTTGTCAGTTCCtaaagaagtatttttttctcctggacTTGACAAGAGCAAAGGAGAGTATCAAGCTTAGTTACACTGACAGTCCTTGTGTTTGGGATACTTTCATTGAAGGATTGAAAG AAATGGCCAGTTGCAGTCCTACGTATATGGAGATGGGAGAAGGAGACCTGCCCACGAGATTAAAGTTGCTGGATGACTCAGTCCCTTTCGACAGTCCTCTGTTGGTTGCTTATGCTGCCCG ATTGTATGAGAGGTTTGGGGAATCTGCCCTTCGATCCTTAATCAAGTTTTACCCATCCATTTTGCCTGCGGATGTCATGCAACTTTGTCATCATCATCCTGCTCAGTTTTTGGCTTATTTAGACAGTCTGGTGAAATCAAGGCCTGAAGATCAACG GCCATCCTTCCTCGAGTCCCTTCTACAACCAGAGTCTTTAAGATTGGATTGGCTGCTTTTGGCAGTGTCCCAGGATGCTCCCCCAAGCACCAGCACTGTGGATGAGGAAGGAGACCCCAG GAGCAGCTATGGAAGAGACTGA